A window of Synechococcus sp. WH 8109 genomic DNA:
GGTGCCGGGAGTGAGACTCCAGCCGCACGACCAGCCACGGCAACCACCGCCGCCATCTGTTGCGCCAGCTCGTGCGATGAGGCAACACGGCTGCTGATCTGTTGGCGTCCTGGGCCTGTTTGTTCGATCTTCACCCCGGGCACCTCCCGTTGCAGGTCTCGCCCAAATTGCTCCTGCCAGGGCAGCGGGCGTTCCTGGGTGCTCCGCACGTCCCAGGTGAGGGCCAGTCGATCCGGGCCGCGAACGTCAAGATCAGCGTCGATTCGGACGCAACCACTCAGCAACAGCGTGATCCCCAGCAGAACCGCCATCACCAGTACGGCGAAACCCGCCGCCGGTGAACGCGTTGGCCCCGTGGGTGGTGGGGGCGGGGGCTCTGGGCGCCGCGACCGCCGCCGTCGCATGGTGGAGGTCTGCCCGCTGCCGGAGCCATTCAGCTCCAGTTGCGGCATCCGCATCGACCAGCGTTCCGGACGATCCAGGCTTGGGGCTTCAAGAACCCCGAGCAGTTGTTTGGCTTGCTGGCGCAACTTGGGATTGCGGCAGCGACTCAACAGCCTGCATGTGGCGATGGCTTTGTCGTCCTGCCCCTGGCCCATCCAGGCGGTGATCATCAGGAGCCGAAGGCCCGGCCCCTCCGGACTATTGAGCGGGTGTTGCTCCACTAGGGGGAGAAGCAGCTCCAGGCCCTGGCCATAGTCCCCGCGCTCCAGGGCTGCCTCCGCTTCAGAGAGGTCCAGTGCTGCGTCCTGCTCGCTCACCCTCTAGCCGCGTCCCACCACCATGGTGCCGATGCCGGCGTCGGTGAAGACTTCGAGCAAGAGGGCATGGGGAACCCTGCCATCAATGATGTGGGCGGCTGAAACGCCCTGAGCCAGGGCGCGGATGCAACATTCTGTTTTGGGGGTCATGCCCCCCGCGACCACGCCGTCTCCGATCAGTTGTCGCGCCTCCGAGAGGCGCAGTTTGCGGATCAGCGAGTCGGGGTCATCGCGATCTTCAAGGATGCCGGGGGTGTCGGTCAGCAGTATCAGTTTTTCGGCTTCCAGGGCCGCCGCCAGCTCTCCCGCCACCGTGTCGGCATTGATGTTGTGGGCTCGCCCGTCATCGGGGGTTGCGGCAACGCTGGAAATGACGGGCACATACCCCTTCTCCAGCAGCGGTTCGAGCACATCGGGGTTGACGCGGGCAACATCCCCCACCAGCCCATGGCTGCCATTCCCCCAGGGGCGTGCTTCCACAAGACTGCCGTCACTTCCGCTCAAGCCAACCGCACGGGTGCCGAGCTGATTGAGGCCATTCACGATCTGCTTGTTGACGCGGCCCACCAGCACCATCTCCACCACGTCCATGGTGTCGGCGTCGGTGACGCGCAGTCCGTCGCGGAATTCGGCGGGGATTTCCAGGCGTTGAAGCCACTGGTTGATTTCGGGCCCGCCGCCATGAACCACCACGGGTTGGACGCCGACGCAGGCCAGCAAAGCCAGGTCGCGAAAGACGGCAGCCCGCAGCTTGGCATGGGCCATGGCGGCCCCGCCGTACTTAATCACGATGCGCCGACCGGCGAAGCGCTGGATGTAGGGGAGGGCTTCGCTGAGCACCGACACCCTGAGGGCGTCATCGTTGTTCTGAGTGGATTGGGCCATGGCTTAGGCCTCACCGGCCGGAAGCAGAACAACGTCCAGCCGTTGTTCATCTAGTTCCTTGAGTTCCGCTCGCATCCCCTTGGCGAAGAAGCGCCCCAGCCGCTCCTGCCGCTCTTGCCAGCGTTCGAGGGGAACGGCTCCCAGCAGGAAACGCATCCGCAGGCCATAGCCATTGTCGGAATGCAGCTCTTCGATCTCTTCCAACTGCGGTGGGGTGTCTTCATCCCAGAGTTTGAGCGCTTCCAGCGACGACTCCAGGTGGGCTTTCTGGCCGTAGCGCCAGCGCGTCACATCGCCGAGCAATTTGCCCAGTTCTGGGGGCGCAGCTTCGCGTTCCTTCTGAAAAGTCTTGATCGGTGTCACCCGGATTGCTGGTGGCAGCTCCGACGATTTCAGGGCCAGCCCCCCCAATAAGATCGGGATTCCGTAGAAAATCGTGGGCAGGCTGAGGTTGGCGCTTCCGGTGGCGTAAGCGGTGGCACCCACCACGGTCAGCACGCCTCCGGCGATGGTGACGAGGCTGCCTGGGGAGAAGAAATCCTTCATGAAGGCCTTGGCTTGATCGTCATTTTGACCTCTAGGCCATCAGGATGGTGATCCACTGCCTCGAGCTAGATGCCTGATCCATCGTCGTCCGGCATGGATGATCTGCTCCAGCAGCTCGACCGTGATCGCAGCTGGTTGCTGCAGCAGATTGACGGGGGTCGCTGGCCCGAGCTGCGGCTGGATCTTGCCGCCCTTGAACGGGAACTCGGGCAACTAATCACCCGAGCTTCAGAGCTGCAGGACGAAGCGGGTCGTTAAGCGGCTACGAATCGTGCGTGTCCGGTGATTCAGAAGGGGATGTCGTCGGTGTCGGGCACGAGAGGCGCAGCATTCCAGCTGGCAGGTTCAGGCTCTTTTGCCACCTTGGTCGGCGCAGCCGCGGGGGCCTGGCGGCTGGGGGCCGGGGCTGAGGGGTTGCCGGAAGGAGCTGCACCCGTGGCTGCCGCGCCGATCGGATGAAGCCGAGCCAGGGTGAATTCAGCCCGTTTTTCCTTCATGCCATCGCCCCGGGGCATGGTGTTCATCCGCAGCCGTCCTTCGATCAGCAGCCGCTGCCCGGTCTGCACACGGTTCTGCAGTTCCTGGGCCAGGTTGCCCCAGCCCACCACTTTCAATTCACCTGGCGGATCACCCTCCCGAAGGGGGTCAAAGCGCACGGCCATCTCCGCAATGGGAGTCTGGTTGTCCTGGGTGTATCGAACCGTCGGTGCGTCGATCACCTCCACTTCGAGCACGCAATGGTTCATGGCTTCAGCTGGTGTCGGCGCACATCCTGATGCAAGGCCCCGCGAATGACCAGCGTCGCGTCCTGCTGCTGGCTGGAACCGGTGATGGGCCGCGCTTGGTGAAGGAGCTCTCCCGCCGCAATTGGCGTGTGAGCGTGAGTGTGGTGACGGCAACTGCAGCGAAGGCCTACGCGGGATTGCCTGTGGAGCGCATCTCAATTGGTGCTCTGCTGGGCATTGGCGGAATCAAGGCAGCTCTTCATCAGGCCGGCCCTTTCCGTTGGGTGGTGGATGCCACGCATCCTTTTGCGGCTCGAATCAGCCATGACCTAGTCACGGCCTGTGCGGATCTCGGCCAACCGCTGCTGCGTTATGAGCGTCTCCTTGAACCGCTGGGAGCGGCCTCTCTCCTGGCTGATGCCGATGCATTGGCGGCCCAATCACTCCAGGGCCAACGCCTGTTGCTGGCCATTGGAGGTCGTCATTTACCGGCCTTGACTGCTGCTGTGCGCCGCGCCGGAGCCATCCCCTATGGCCGTGCGCTTCCGGCTGTCGATGGATTGCGCGCAGCCTTGCGGGCAGGTCTGCCCCCGGATCACCTGGCCGTGGTGCGCCCTCTGCAAGGGGAGGTGCTGGGGGCGATCGAGCGGTCTCTTTGCCGTCGCTGGGGCATTGGGGTGGTGCTCTGCCGCCAGTCCGGTGGTGTGACGGAACAGCTCTGGCATCAACTCACCACAGATCTCGGGCTGAGCTTGCTGCTGTTGCAGCGTCCCTCCCCCCCCGACGGGATGGATTGTGTCGAGGATGTCTGCAGCCTGATGAATCGGCTTGAGCGTGATTGAAGCGAGTGGGCTCGTGCTGGCCCTCACCACGGAAGCGAATGCTGAGCGCGCCCAAGAGCTGGCAGAGGCCTTGCTGGAGCTCCATCTCGTGGCCTGTGTGTCCATCCACCCCGTTCAGTCGTTTTATCACTGGGAGGGGGTGTTGCAGGCGTCCCATGAGGTCCAACTGCTGATGAAGACCTCGGCTCAGCATGTGGACGCCCTGCGCTCGGCCGTCTCAGAGCTGCACAGCTACGACACCCCCGAGTGGTTGTGCTGGCCGGTGACGGGATCATCGGCCTATGCGGCCTGGGCAATCGCTGAGCTCAGTTCAGATGCGTCTCCGCCAGCAGCTTGAGGGAGGCCTGGGAGCGGGCCCCCAATTGGGTAACAATCTGGCCGGCGCAGAGGGCTCCGAGCTCGCCACAGCGGTCCAGTGACTCGCCCTGGGTGAAGCCATGCAGAAATCCCCCGGCATAGAGGTCGCCTGCTCCCGTGGTGTCCACCAGATCTCCCAGGCCAAAGATGCCGATATCCCAGCGCTGGTCTCCACTCAGCACAACGGACCCCTTGGCACCACGGGTGATCGCAATCACTGAGCAGCAGCCGCGCACCCGCTCGAGGGCCTGGTCGAAATCGTCGGTCTCGTAGAGCGACTGAATTTCAACGTCATTGGCGAACAGCACGTCGACGTGGCCATTCACTAGCTCGAGAAAACTCGCTCTGTGCCGATCCACACAGAAGCCATCGGAGAGGGAAAGAGCCACCTTTCCGCCTGCTTCACGGCAGGCTTCGGCGGCGGCGATGAAGGCACGTTTGGCGGCTGGACTGTCCCAGAGGTAGCCCTCCAGGTAAAGCACCTTGGCCTGCTTGACCATGGAGAGGTCGAGATCCTCGGGCTCCAGTTGTGTGGAAGCTCCCAGGAAGGTGCACATGGTGCGCTCGGCATCGGGCGTGACGTAAATCAGGCAGCGCGCTGTTGTGGCTCCACTGGTGGCTGCTGGGGTCTCAAAGCATGCCCCAACGGCCCGGATGTCGTGGCTGAAAATGTTGCCGAGCTGGTCGTCCCGGACGCGGCCGATGAAACCAGCGCGACCGCCGAGCTGCGCGATGCCCACCATCGTGTTGGCGACCGATCCACCGGAGGTCTCGAGGCCCGTTCCACTGGCCTTGTAGAGAGCTTCGGCTTGTTGTTCATCGATTAGCGCCATGCCCCCTTTCTGGAGGCCGTGTTCAGCGATGAAACCGTCGTCCGTCTGCACCAGAACATCAACGATGGCGTTGCCGATGCCAACGACATCGAGACTGCAGTCGCTGGGGAAACGGGTCTCTGATGACATCGGGGCGTGGAAGCAGCCCCGAAGTATGAACGTCAGCGGCTCAGGCGCTCAACAGGGCCCGCTTGGGGCCATGGATCGGATCTTCGACAACGATGGTCTGATCACGGCTGGCCCCCAGGGAGACAATGGCGATCGGCACTTCCATCAGATCGGCGAGGAAGCGCAGGTAATCCATGGCTGGCTTGGGGAGATCCTTAAGGCTCCGGCATTCCTCGGTGGAGCATTGCCAGCCAGGCAGTGTTTCGAAGATGGGTTTGCACTGGGCGAAGTCATCGGCACTGCTTGGGAAGTGCTCGATTCGCTCGCCGTTGAGTTCATAGGCCACGCAGACCTGAATTTCGTCCAGTTCGTCCAGCACATCCAGCTTGGTCACGGCCAGACAGTCCAAGCCGTTGACCTGCACGGCGTAGCGACCGATCACGCCGTCAAACCAGCCACAGCGCCTCTGGCGGCCAGTGGTGGTACCGAATTCACCCCCCCGCTCCGTGAGCTGGTCATTCAGGCTTCCGCTCAGCTCAGTGGGGAAGGGGCCTTCCCCCACGCGGGTGGTGTAGGCCTTGGCAACGCCGATGACGCGGTCAATCAGGGTTGGGCCGACGCCTGCACCGATGCAGGCCCCGCCGGAAACGGGATTGGAGGAAGTGACGTAGGGGTAGGTGCCGTGGTCCAGGTCCAACAGCGTGCCCTGGGCACCTTCGAACAGGATGTTCTTGCGATCTCGCGCTGCCTGATGAATCGTCTGGGTGCACTCCACCACGTGGGGGGCGAGGCGCTTGCCGTATCTCAGATACTCCTGGATGACGTCTTCGGCGTTCAGGGGCGCAACGCCGTAAATGGTTTGAAGAAGTTCGTTCTTCTCCTGAAGTGGGCCTTCAAGGCGATCCCTCAGCCGCTGTTCGTCCAGCAGGTCGATGACACGGATGCCACTGCGCTGCGACTTGTCGGCGTAGGTGGGGCCGATTCCACGGCCTGTGGTTCCGATCCGTCGTGCTCCCCGCTGCTTCTCCATGGCCTGGTCGAGCAGGCGGTGGTAAGGCATCGTCACGTGGGCAGTTGATGCCAGGCGAAGCCCTGAAATATCAATATCGTTGGCGATGAGCATGTCCAGCTCACCGAGCATCACCTTGGGATCCACCACCGTGCCGGATCCGATCAGACAGATCGTGTCGGGATAGAGGATTCCAGAGGGAATCAGGTGCAGCTTGAGCACACGATCGTCAACAACAATCGTGTGGCCTGCATTCACACCACCCTGATAGCGGACCACCACATCGGCGGAGCGGCTTAGGAGATCGGTGATCTTTCCCTTTCCCTCGTCACCCCACTGCGCTCCGATGACGACAACGTTGGCCAAGAACACGGCGGCCCGAAGCCGCAGATCTGCACAATCCGCGAGTATCTCAGATCTCGGGTGGCCTCGTCAAAACCGAGCCTATTTCGGGAGGCTCAGCTGCCCCGGACCACTGATTTCTCGGCCTTGTTGAGTTCCTTGGCGATGCGGTCATGCAGCGCTTCCGGCAGGGGGCGATTGGCATAGGAGGCGTAATGACCAGCCAGCGAATTCAGTGCGGTCTGCATCGTGGTGAAGGAGCTGAGTCCGTTCACACGGGGCTGGGGCCGATAACGGGACATGTAGTCGTTGATCAGGGCCCGGGCGTCGGCTTCAACTTCGGCGTGGGTGGGATCGTCCTGAGGCAGGTCGATCACCGTCAGCAGAGTGCGGGAGACCGCCACGGTGTCTTCCACGTAGTCACCGCTCAGACGAGCTTCAGCGTCCCCACTGCAGGCCGTCAGGAGAAGGCATAACCCGAGTCCAAGGGCTACGGCGGCCCGGCTGAGGGGGCGAAGCAGGCGTGTCAGTGCGGAGAGCATGAAACCCTTCAGTGTCATTCAACTCTAGGGGTGGAGTGCCTTGATCAGGCAGGTCACAGCCTCAGCGTGGGGAAGCTTTTGCACCTCGCGGCTGCTGCGGCACACCAGTTCAACGGTGCCCTCGCTGGCGTCGCGTCCCACCACGATCCGCCAAGGGATGCCGATCAGATCCGCGTCTTTGAATTTGACGCCGGCGCGTTCCTTGCGGTCGTCGAGGAGCACATCGACGCCTGCAGCTTGAAGCTCCGCGTAGAGCGCTTCCCCTAGCTGGGCCTGGATGTCATCTTGAATGTTGGCAACAACCACGATGGCTTCAAAAGGGGCGATGGCGGTCGGCCAGCAGATGCCGCTGTCGTCGTGGTGCTGTTCGACAGCCGCCTGCGCCAGCCTGGAAACGCCGATTCCGTAGCAACCCATCCAGAACGGTTCGGTCTTGCCGTTCTCGTTGGTGAAACGGCTCTCCATGGCCTGGGAATATTTCCGGCCCAGCTGAAAAATGTGGCCGACTTCGATGCCTCTTTTTTCCGTCAGTCGTGATTTCGGGTTGTGTTGGCAGACGTCGCCTGCCCGTGCATTACGCAGATCCAGCCTGGTCGGCTTCTGCCCAATGGCGGTCCAGCTGGTATTGAAACGGTGCAGATCGGGCTTGTTGGCGCCACAGATGAAGCTGCCGAGTTCGCTGGCGGTTGCATCAGCCAGACGCAGGAATGTTGGCTCCCAGGTCTTGGCTCCCTGCAGGACGTCATCGGAGAGGTCGGGCCCGATCGATCCAAAGGGGAGCGGATCAATCTGCTGGCGGTTGTTGTCCTGTGGTGTGATCGGGCTGCAATCGAGAACACCCTTGTTGAGGGTTTGGCTGACCGCGTTCACGACCTTGGTGGGATTGAGCTCCTGGTCACCACGGAGGCTCACCAAAAGCGGTTGGAGGGTCTCATCGTCCAGGGTCGCCACGAAGAGCAGCACCTTCACTACCTGGCTCGGATCCCAGCCTTTGGCGTTGCAGAGGCTTTCGATGCTGCCCAAGCCAGGGGTTGGAATCGATTCCTCCGGGCCGTCGGGAAGAGGAGATGCGGCGGATGGGATCGAAACAGCCTTCTCTTGGTTGGCGGCGTATTGGCCGTCATCGCTGATCAGGATCAGGTCTTCACCGGCATCTGCTGTCACCATGAACTCTTGGGAGGCGGCGCCGCCGATCGCTCCGCTATCGGCATCGACAGGGACGGCATCCAGGCCACAACGTTCAAATATGCGGCGGTAGGCCTGATCCATGGCGCCGTAGGTCTCGCGAAGATCCGCTTCGCTGGCATGGAAGGAGTACGCGTCCTTCATGATGAATTCGCGGCCTCGCATCAGGCCAAAGCGGGGACGGATCTCGTCGCGAAATTTGGTCTGGATCTGATAAAGGTTCACCGGGAGCTGCCGGTATGACCTCAGCAGCTCGCCCGCCAGGCTCGTGATCACCTCTTCATGGGTTGGACCAATCCCCAGTTCTCTGCCCTGGCGGTCTTCGAGGTGGAACATGATCCCCTCGCCAGCGGTGTAGCCCTGCCAACGCCCGCTTTTCTGCCAGAGCTCAGCAGGGTGCAGCTGCGGCAGCAGGGTTTCCTGAGCGCCTGCGCGGTTCATCTCCTCGCGGACCACGGCGGTGATCTTTTGCAGCACCCTCCACATCAAGGGGAGGTAGGCGTAGATCCCCGATCCAACACGACGGATATACCCGGCTCTGAGAAGCAACTGATGCGAAGTGATCTCCGCTTCGGCGGGAATATCCCGAAGCGTCACCAGCAGCAGGCGGGAGACGCGCATCAATCGCAACAAAACGGAATTCGGAAGTTATCACCGCTTCGGATGCATGCCGATCGCGGAAGTGTCTGTTTTGCCGGAATTCCTCTGTGCGCCCTGAGTCTCGGCTGCTACCGTCCAACTCAATCCAGACTGTCCTAGGCCCGTCTCATGTTTCCTCGGTCTGTTGAATCTGTGGCGACAAGCGTTCAACAAGTGACCGAACTTTCGATAGATCCGGCCCATGCATCAGCCCAGGCTGAGGCCCTGGTGGGAATCGACGATGTTCAGAAATCCCTGAACCGCTCCCGCGCTTCGGTTTATCGCTACACCAACACAGACCCCCGCAACCTCAACCCTCCGTTCAACCCCCGCAAGCTGAATTCGGAGTACCGCAGCGATCAGAAAGATCCGCTGATGTTCCACCCCAATGAGGTGGCGCGTTTCGCCAAAGATGTTCTCCGCATCAAAGAAGTCACTGTTGAGGTTCTGAACTCTCCTTCAACGGCGACGCAGCAAATCCTGGGATCGATCCTTGAGGAGCTCCGACTTATCCGAACCCATCTTGAGGGGAGTGGGGCATCACCCTCTGATCTGAGTGCACGTCTCGAGCAGGAGCGGCCAGCCGCTTAATGATTGGTGCGTCCTGCTTTTGGCAGTGACAGAATGGGTTGAACAACGTTTTGATCGAAAGAGGGAGCCTTTTGAACTCCCCGTTTTATGGCCTCAGATGTTCTCCACCCGTCTCACGACGACGCCATCGCGTCTTCTGAGGCGGATGAGCCGTTCAGTCGTCGCGCCTCGTTGACGGCCATCAAAGGACTGCTGATTGCTGTTGTCAGCTTCAGCGCTCCCCTTGTGGCTGTGATCACGGACCGAACCTTCCCTTCTCCGCGACTGATCCCCACCGCCTCGGATCGGCATGGATCTCCATCAGCTCCCCCCGTCACCTTCGCCAGGTTTGGTGAATCTCATCGTTGAGATTCCGCAGAAGCAGAAATAAATACGAGTACTCCGCCGAAGTCGGCGTGATGGTTCTCGATCGGGTGATGCACTCCTCGGGACGTTACCCGTTCGATTACGGCTTCATCCCCAACACGCTGGCGGAGGATGGATCTCCTCTCGACGCCATGGTGATCATGGCTGAACCCACGTTCGCTGGTTGCCTGATCAAGGCTCGCCCCATCGGCGTGTTGGACCTCTACGACCGGGATGTTTACGACGGGAAGATTCTTTGCGTTCCAGACGCAGACCCCCGTCAGGACGAGATCCGCAGCATTCGTCAGATCGCTGCATCCCAGCTGGAGGATGTCGCGGAATTCTTCAGGACTTACCGCACGTTGCAGGGCAGCGTCGTATCGATTGATGGATGGCGCGACCTCGATGCGGTTCAGCCGTTGCTTGATTCCTGCATCAATGCAGCCGATTGATCTCAGGAAAGCGCCCCTTGATCAGGCCGGATGCTTGTAAGTTGGTGCGCACTGAGATTTGCGGAACCCGTGCCCACCATCCGATTCGAGCAGGAAGGCCAGCAGGTTGGTTGCATCGAGGGCGCAAATCTGCGTAAGGCTGCACTTGACGCAGGCGTCAATCCCTACAAGAGTCTCAACAACCTCAACAACTGCAGCGGTGTTGGTCAATGCGGCACCTGCGTGATGGAGGTGCTGGAAGGGCAGGCCAATCTTTCCCCCCGCAGCGACGTTGAAGAGGTCTATCTTGCCGACCGACCTGCAAACTTCCGCCTGAGCTGCCGCACCACCGTGAATGGCGATGTCACCGTTCGCACCCGTCCCGCTGAAGGCGTGGGCCGCGGCTCCAACAGCCTCGTTGGTGCGATCAAATCCCTTTTCGGCCGCTGAATCTTGGCCGGAACTCTCGCGGTATACAGCTACAACCGCTGCGGTACCTGTCGAAAGGCTTTGGCGTGGCTCAATGAGCGAGGTATTGCCCATAAAGTGCACGACATCACCTTGACTCCACCGTCAAAGGAGATGTTGGTGGCCGCTCACCAATCTCTCGGTGACAGGAAGCTGTTGTTTAACACCAGCGGCCAAAGCTATCGAGCCATGGGCGCGGAGGCAGTGAAGGCTCTTACGGATGACGAGGCTCTCGAGGCCTTGGCCGCCGATGGGAAATTGATCAAACGTCCGTTCGTGGAGGTAAATTCCTCCACTTACCTCACCGGCTTCAAGCCTGATCTTTGGGAGTCGGCATTCCAGGGTTGAAGTTCAAGCCATCTAATTCGCTGATCAGGGCGTCCACATCGTCTTGGTCGCGGATCTGACGGAAGCTTGAGCGTTTGATCTCTTCCAGGAGGGCAACCAGCAGATCCTGGCTGCGGCTCAGGACAGGCCCCTGTTCCAGGGTGTGAGCCAGCTCCTCCCAGAGCCGATCCAAAGCCTCGGATCCAAGCGATTCCAGAACAGAGTCCCGCTGACCGATGCGGTTTCCGGCTCCCTTGGACAGGTCGAGCACGGAAGTCACCATGCTTTCAGCCAGCTGGCGGCTGAATTCCGATTCGGCATTTTGCAGTCCAGGAAGCCGCCGCAGGGCATCCGGCACCACGTTCCGGTCCAAGCTCTGCTGCACCAGATGGCTGATGACGGCTTGCAGTTGCGGTCGCATGGCCGGGCCAATGCGGGTGAGCAGAAGGGGAAGCCACAACCGCAGCAGCTCGATCACCTCCCGCTCATCGTTCAGATCACTGCTCTGGTAGCTGCAGAGTCCGCGAACCCTCTCCGGCAGCTGTGGTGATCGGATCAGTTGCTGCAGAGCATCGACA
This region includes:
- a CDS encoding DUF3153 domain-containing protein encodes the protein MSEQDAALDLSEAEAALERGDYGQGLELLLPLVEQHPLNSPEGPGLRLLMITAWMGQGQDDKAIATCRLLSRCRNPKLRQQAKQLLGVLEAPSLDRPERWSMRMPQLELNGSGSGQTSTMRRRRSRRPEPPPPPPTGPTRSPAAGFAVLVMAVLLGITLLLSGCVRIDADLDVRGPDRLALTWDVRSTQERPLPWQEQFGRDLQREVPGVKIEQTGPGRQQISSRVASSHELAQQMAAVVAVAGRAAGVSLPAPTLKLEERNWLLGVQQHVQLMVDLSDLPEIPGLDVHLSLNHGRVKRKALSGTTTEVSWQGWRWNPLGLGGVVILMLLISSMVLQVVRRKLGFGFPELPS
- the argB gene encoding acetylglutamate kinase, whose protein sequence is MAQSTQNNDDALRVSVLSEALPYIQRFAGRRIVIKYGGAAMAHAKLRAAVFRDLALLACVGVQPVVVHGGGPEINQWLQRLEIPAEFRDGLRVTDADTMDVVEMVLVGRVNKQIVNGLNQLGTRAVGLSGSDGSLVEARPWGNGSHGLVGDVARVNPDVLEPLLEKGYVPVISSVAATPDDGRAHNINADTVAGELAAALEAEKLILLTDTPGILEDRDDPDSLIRKLRLSEARQLIGDGVVAGGMTPKTECCIRALAQGVSAAHIIDGRVPHALLLEVFTDAGIGTMVVGRG
- a CDS encoding DUF2854 domain-containing protein, with protein sequence MKDFFSPGSLVTIAGGVLTVVGATAYATGSANLSLPTIFYGIPILLGGLALKSSELPPAIRVTPIKTFQKEREAAPPELGKLLGDVTRWRYGQKAHLESSLEALKLWDEDTPPQLEEIEELHSDNGYGLRMRFLLGAVPLERWQERQERLGRFFAKGMRAELKELDEQRLDVVLLPAGEA
- a CDS encoding single-stranded DNA-binding protein; translation: MNHCVLEVEVIDAPTVRYTQDNQTPIAEMAVRFDPLREGDPPGELKVVGWGNLAQELQNRVQTGQRLLIEGRLRMNTMPRGDGMKEKRAEFTLARLHPIGAAATGAAPSGNPSAPAPSRQAPAAAPTKVAKEPEPASWNAAPLVPDTDDIPF
- a CDS encoding precorrin-6A/cobalt-precorrin-6A reductase, whose protein sequence is MQGPANDQRRVLLLAGTGDGPRLVKELSRRNWRVSVSVVTATAAKAYAGLPVERISIGALLGIGGIKAALHQAGPFRWVVDATHPFAARISHDLVTACADLGQPLLRYERLLEPLGAASLLADADALAAQSLQGQRLLLAIGGRHLPALTAAVRRAGAIPYGRALPAVDGLRAALRAGLPPDHLAVVRPLQGEVLGAIERSLCRRWGIGVVLCRQSGGVTEQLWHQLTTDLGLSLLLLQRPSPPDGMDCVEDVCSLMNRLERD
- the cutA gene encoding divalent-cation tolerance protein CutA, which codes for MIEASGLVLALTTEANAERAQELAEALLELHLVACVSIHPVQSFYHWEGVLQASHEVQLLMKTSAQHVDALRSAVSELHSYDTPEWLCWPVTGSSAYAAWAIAELSSDASPPAA
- a CDS encoding adenosine kinase — its product is MSSETRFPSDCSLDVVGIGNAIVDVLVQTDDGFIAEHGLQKGGMALIDEQQAEALYKASGTGLETSGGSVANTMVGIAQLGGRAGFIGRVRDDQLGNIFSHDIRAVGACFETPAATSGATTARCLIYVTPDAERTMCTFLGASTQLEPEDLDLSMVKQAKVLYLEGYLWDSPAAKRAFIAAAEACREAGGKVALSLSDGFCVDRHRASFLELVNGHVDVLFANDVEIQSLYETDDFDQALERVRGCCSVIAITRGAKGSVVLSGDQRWDIGIFGLGDLVDTTGAGDLYAGGFLHGFTQGESLDRCGELGALCAGQIVTQLGARSQASLKLLAETHLN
- a CDS encoding adenylosuccinate synthase — encoded protein: MFLANVVVIGAQWGDEGKGKITDLLSRSADVVVRYQGGVNAGHTIVVDDRVLKLHLIPSGILYPDTICLIGSGTVVDPKVMLGELDMLIANDIDISGLRLASTAHVTMPYHRLLDQAMEKQRGARRIGTTGRGIGPTYADKSQRSGIRVIDLLDEQRLRDRLEGPLQEKNELLQTIYGVAPLNAEDVIQEYLRYGKRLAPHVVECTQTIHQAARDRKNILFEGAQGTLLDLDHGTYPYVTSSNPVSGGACIGAGVGPTLIDRVIGVAKAYTTRVGEGPFPTELSGSLNDQLTERGGEFGTTTGRQRRCGWFDGVIGRYAVQVNGLDCLAVTKLDVLDELDEIQVCVAYELNGERIEHFPSSADDFAQCKPIFETLPGWQCSTEECRSLKDLPKPAMDYLRFLADLMEVPIAIVSLGASRDQTIVVEDPIHGPKRALLSA
- the psb27 gene encoding photosystem II protein Psb27; the encoded protein is MLSALTRLLRPLSRAAVALGLGLCLLLTACSGDAEARLSGDYVEDTVAVSRTLLTVIDLPQDDPTHAEVEADARALINDYMSRYRPQPRVNGLSSFTTMQTALNSLAGHYASYANRPLPEALHDRIAKELNKAEKSVVRGS
- a CDS encoding proline--tRNA ligase, which translates into the protein MRVSRLLLVTLRDIPAEAEITSHQLLLRAGYIRRVGSGIYAYLPLMWRVLQKITAVVREEMNRAGAQETLLPQLHPAELWQKSGRWQGYTAGEGIMFHLEDRQGRELGIGPTHEEVITSLAGELLRSYRQLPVNLYQIQTKFRDEIRPRFGLMRGREFIMKDAYSFHASEADLRETYGAMDQAYRRIFERCGLDAVPVDADSGAIGGAASQEFMVTADAGEDLILISDDGQYAANQEKAVSIPSAASPLPDGPEESIPTPGLGSIESLCNAKGWDPSQVVKVLLFVATLDDETLQPLLVSLRGDQELNPTKVVNAVSQTLNKGVLDCSPITPQDNNRQQIDPLPFGSIGPDLSDDVLQGAKTWEPTFLRLADATASELGSFICGANKPDLHRFNTSWTAIGQKPTRLDLRNARAGDVCQHNPKSRLTEKRGIEVGHIFQLGRKYSQAMESRFTNENGKTEPFWMGCYGIGVSRLAQAAVEQHHDDSGICWPTAIAPFEAIVVVANIQDDIQAQLGEALYAELQAAGVDVLLDDRKERAGVKFKDADLIGIPWRIVVGRDASEGTVELVCRSSREVQKLPHAEAVTCLIKALHP
- a CDS encoding 2Fe-2S iron-sulfur cluster-binding protein, which gives rise to MPTIRFEQEGQQVGCIEGANLRKAALDAGVNPYKSLNNLNNCSGVGQCGTCVMEVLEGQANLSPRSDVEEVYLADRPANFRLSCRTTVNGDVTVRTRPAEGVGRGSNSLVGAIKSLFGR
- a CDS encoding arsenate reductase family protein, yielding MAGTLAVYSYNRCGTCRKALAWLNERGIAHKVHDITLTPPSKEMLVAAHQSLGDRKLLFNTSGQSYRAMGAEAVKALTDDEALEALAADGKLIKRPFVEVNSSTYLTGFKPDLWESAFQG